A genomic segment from Spinacia oleracea cultivar Varoflay chromosome 3, BTI_SOV_V1, whole genome shotgun sequence encodes:
- the LOC130469665 gene encoding uncharacterized protein yields the protein MPSTDEDNVRPDQDLSTMSGTHLMKRWRESMWDTQQRAAQQPEWFATPSPTPQALQSGASDPTRIRSSVHRRLRPSVHDRLGSPCRSSRQPEGSGQSRRRRRSDRTPSPLHAPEQSLGGNSRSEGIRARLGKRIMTPASSPFSDDIVMETIPKIVAEGIDQKLEEAEEEVLRSTVREQQSPGTNHCRANLYTARKRREPARLHGQIHEGIHQNSEPAARSARLRGSSDPKDNRTNQSKPEGNSRKGKEKVGAREASPKRDGKKGEFQPKYTNYTPLTIPRREIFNLHKDDEKWKLPDKLRSNPRHRNKNKWCEFHDDFGHTTEECNSLKDNIEDLIRRGYLKSYLLDHRAESEEKEKAKSGKLQEQAQKRVHETEGQKKKPILVVFGGQRSGHASKKHLRALSHRVNFSNSTGRWRERRKHHLQELLRATHPRRGRRVTDQGQLPIDRIQRIRSYSPRNDNPTRYNRPRPGGKKRPRGILGDGLRLSV from the exons ATGCCCTCGACTGACGAGGATAATGTGAGACCCGATCAAGATCTCTCCACAATGTCAGGAACACACCTAATGAAAAGGTGGAGAGAAAGCATGTGGGATACGCAGCAGAGAGCTGCACAGCAACCAGAGTGGTTCGCAACACCATCTCCAACACCGCAAGCTCTCCAAAGTGGAGCAAGTGATcccactcggatccgaagctcggtccaTAGAAGACTGCGACCTTCGGTTCATGACAGGCTGGGTAGCCCCTGTAGATCCAGTAGACAACCCGAGGGCAGTGGCCagtcgagaaggagaaggagaagtgacCGAACTCCTAGCCCCCTACACGCCCCCGAGCAGTCCCTTGGAGGAAACTCGAGAAGCGAAGGTATCAGGGCGAGGCTAGGAAAGAGAATCATGACTCCAGCATCTTCTCCATTCTCGGATGATATTGTCATGGAGACGATTCCCAAA ATCgttgccgaagggatcgatcaaaagttGGAAGAAGCTGAAGAAGAGGTTTTGCGTAgtacagttcgtgagcaacaatcgcccggAACGAACCACTGCCGAGCTAACCTCTATACAGCAAGAAAGAGACGAGAGCCTGCGagacttcatggccagattcatgaaggaatccacCAAAATTCCGAACCTGCAGCCAGAT cAGCAAGGCTAAGAGGTTCCTCAGATCCGAAGGATAACAGAACCAACCAGAGTAAGCCCGAGGGCaactcaagaaaggggaaagagaaggtgggTGCGAGAGAAGCGAGTCCCAAGAGAGATGGGAAGAAgggtgaatttcaacccaagtacaccaactacaccCCACTCACTATACCCCGAAGAGAAATCTTCAACCTCCACAAGGAcgatgaaaagtggaagctTCCAGACAAGCTCAGGTCAAATCCCCGCCACCgcaacaagaacaagtggtgtgaattccacgatgacttcggccaTACCACGGAAGAGTGTAACTCGCTGAAAGATAACATCGAAGACCTCATACGACGAGGCTACCTCAAGAGTTACCTGCTTGACCATAGGGCGGAAagtgaagaaaaagaaaaagcaaaatCTGGTAAGCTACAAGAGCAAGCCCAGAAAAGGGTCCACGAGACCGAAGGGCAAAAGAAAAAGCCAATTCTAGTGGTGTTCGGAGGACAAAGGTCCGGCCACGCCAGCAAGAAACATCTAAGAGCTctctcccaccgagtcaacttcagcaat AGTACTGGTCGATGGAGGGAGCGCCGTAAACATCATCTTCAGGAACTGCTTCGAGCAACTCATCCTCGAAGAGGGAGAAGAGTCACTGACCAAGGTCAGTTACCcattgatcggattcaacggatccgcagctattccCCGAGGAATGATAACCCTACCCGTTACAATCGGCCAAGGCCTGGCGGCAAGAAACGTCCGAGAGGAAttcttggtgatggactgcgactcagtGTATAA